In the Dolichospermum flos-aquae CCAP 1403/13F genome, TTCCAAGGAAAGCCCAATCTCATTATTGGTAACTACAGTGACGGGAACTTAGTTGCTTTTATTCTCTCCCGGAAAATGAAAGTTACCCAATGTAATATTGCCCATTCCCTCGAAAAACCTAAATATCTATTTAGTAACTTATATTGGCAAGATTTAGAAGCACAATATCACTTTTCTGCCCAATTTACCGCTGATTTAATCAGTATGAATGCCGCAGATTTTATTATCACATCATCCTATCAAGAAATTGTAGGTACACCAGATACAATGGGACAATATGAATCTTATAAATGTTTCACCATGCCCAACTTATATCATGTAATTGATGGCATTGATTTATTTAGCCCTAAATTCAATGTGGTATTACCAGGAGTCAGTGAAAATATATTTTTTCCCTACAACCAAACAACAAATAGAGAATCCCAGCGTCGTCAACATATCCAAGACCTAATTTTCCATCAAGAACACCCAGAAATTCTCGGTAAATTAGATCATCCTCATAAAAAACCGATCTTTTCCGTTAGTCCCATTACCTCAATTAAAAACCTCACAGGTTTAGTTGAATGTTTCGGTAAAAGTGAAGAATTACAAAAGCATAGTAACCTAATTTTATTAACCAGTAAACTTCATCCAGACTTAGGAACAAACTCCGAAGAAATTCAAGAAATAGCAAAAATTCATGCGATTATTGATCAATATCATCTTCACCATAAAATCCGCTGGTTGGGAATGCGTCTTCCTCTCCGCGATATTGCTGAAACCTATCGTGTAATTGCCGATTTTCAAGGGATTTATATTCACTTTGCCCTTTATGAATCCTTTAGCAGAAGTATTTTAGAAGCAATGATTTCTGGATTACCAACTTTTACAACTCAATTTGGTGGTTCATTAGAAATTATTGAAAACCATGATCAAGGCTTTAACCTCAACCCCACAGACTTAGCAGGAACAGCCAAAACAATTATCAACTTCTTAGAAAAATGTGAAAATTATCCAGAACATTGGCTAGAAAATTCTCAATGGATGATTGAACGCATTCGCCATAAATATAACTGGAATTCCCACACAAATCAACTCCTGTTATTAACGAAAATGTTTAGCTTTTGGAACTTCATCTATCCCGAAGATAACGAAGCCAGAGATCGTTATATGGAAAGTTTATTTCATCTTCTTTATAAACCTATCGCTGATCATATTTTATCAGAACACATTCATCAGTAAAAATAAAAATTGTAGGTTGGGTAGAACGAAGTGAAACCCAACATTTGCAGAAGTTTGTTGAATTTCATTTACAGGAGTTTGTTGGGTTTCGTACCTCAACCCAACCTACGTAAATCTTAAATATTCAAAAAAACAAAAATACCTAATCTATTATCATGGATAAAAAAGACCATTTTCGCAACCTTATCTATACAGACTGGATATTAAATGAAACCAAGTTTAATCCTGAATATTTGCATAGCCGAGAAACTATTTTCACCATTGGTAATGGCTATTTAGGGACAAGAGGAACATTTGAAGAAGGCTATCCCCGCGCATTATCAGCAACATTTATTAACGGAGTTTATGATGATGTTCCTGTAGTTTATACCGAACTCGTAAACTGTCCAGATTGGCTACCATTGACAGTTATTATTGAGGGAGAACGCTTTCGCCTTGATCAAGGTACAATATTAAAATATAACCGGAAACTAGACTTACATCATGGCATTCTCAGCCGGTGTTTACGTTGGTGTAGTCCCAATGGTAAAGCAATAGATATCCATTTTGAACGCTTTGCCAGTTTAGCAGATCGGCATATAGTCGGGCAACGTTGCCAACTAACACCAGTAAATTTTGATGGTTTAATTGAAATTCAAGCCAGTATTAACAGCTACTCGGAAAATCAAGGATTCAACCATTGGGAAGGATTAGATCAAGGTAAAATCACACAAGGATTCTGGTTACATAGTCGCACTCGCAACAGCCGCATAGATGTCGGTATAGCGGCAAAAATAACTATTTCGGGAACTGACATAGACTTACAAATTAATACCACACCTGGTTATCCCAGCTTAAATGCAACCGTTGCCGGTCAAATCCAACAGACAATCACCATAGTAAAGATTGTCAGTATTTTTACATCTAACGAAATTGCAGAACCAGTTGTAGCCGCTAAAGAAAAGCTCGTAAATATACCAGATTATATAACCTTAATTGATGCCCATGCCCAAGCCTGGGAGCAAGTTTGGCAACAAAGTGATATTATCATTGAAGGAGATATCACAGCAGCTTTTGCAGTGCGTTACAATCTGTTTCAGTTACTAATTGCTGCACTTAGAAACAATAATCACATAAGTATCCCGGCGAAAACCCTATCTGGCTTTGGTTATCACGGACATATCTTTTGGGATACGGAAATTTTTATTCTGCCATTTTTTACCTTTACCCAACCAAATTTAGCCCGGAATTTGCTCAGTTACCGTTATCACACCTTACCAGGGGCGCGACGCAAAGCGGCACATTATGGCTATCAGGGGGCGATGTTTGCCTGGGAAAGTGCGGTGACAGGGGATGAAGCGACACCACGCTGGTCACTACGGAGTGATTTTTATGCCGAAGATATTCGTATATGGTGTCGTGATCGAGAAATTCATATTAGTGCGGATATTACTTACGCCATTTGGTATTATTGGCAAGTTACAGAAGATGATGAATGGATGCGAGATTATGGTGCAGAAATTATTTTAGATACCGCAATTTTTTGGAGTAGTCGAGTTGAATTTAATCCCCAATTAGAATGTTATGAAATTCGCGGAGTTATTGGTGCAGATGAATATCACGAATTAGTTCATAACAACTGCTTTACAAATCGGATGGTACAATGGCATTTAGAAAAAGCCTTAATCATCTATAACTGGCTGCATTCCACCTTTCCAGAAGTAGCCATAAAACTTGAACATAAATTACAAATTACCTCCCAAGTCCTCAATCATTGGACAGAAATTATCGCTAAAATGCTCATTATCCACAACCCAGAAACCGGACTAATTGAGCAATGTGAGGGGTTTTTCCAACTAGATGATATTAACTTAGCCAAATACGAACCGCGAGAAAAATCAATCCAAATTATTTTGGGCATGGAAGAAACCAACAAAGGACAAGTCATTAAACAACCAGATGTATTAATGCTTCTATATTTGATGCGGGAATCTGCCGATTTTCCCTATAATCAGCAAACATTACAGGTAAATTGGGACTATTACGCCCCCCGCACAGATATTAGTTATGGTTCTTCCTTGGGTCCGGCTATTCACGCCATTTTAGCCGCAGATTTGGGCAAATCACAGGAGGCTTACGAATACTTTATGCAGGCGGCAATGGTAGATTTAGAAGATAAACGCGGAAATACCCAAGATGGGATACATGGTGCTAGTGCTGGAGGCATTTGGCAAGCTGTAATATTCGGTTTTGGCGGTATCCAATTTCGGGAAAATGTCCCCGTAGCCCATCCTCACTTACCCCCAACTTGGACAAGACTGAAATTTAAGTTACAGTGGCATGGTAAATGGCACGAATTCGATTTGCGTCAGGAATTACCAAAAACGAGAAAGCCTAATATTCAGGGCGTGATTTTTGACTTAGATGGCGTATTGACTAATACCGCAGAATATCATTATCAAGCTTGGCAAAAGTTAGCAAATGAAGAGGGTTTACCTTTTAATCGAGAAATGAATGAAGCCTTGCGGGGTGTATCTCGTCGCGCTTCTCTGATATTGATTATTGGCAATAGAGAATATTCAGAAGTGCAAATTCAGGAAATGATGTCTCGAAAAAATGATTATTATGTAGAACTAATTCACAATATTACACCCACAGATTTATTACCAGGGGCAGTGGCCTTATTGGATGAATTGCGTCAAGCTGGAATCAAAATCGCCATTGGTTCTGCTAGTAAAAATGCCCGGCTAGTGATTGAAAAATTGGGGATTGGTGGTAAATTAGATGTTATTACTGATGGTGATACTGTCCAAGCCGCCAAACCAGCACCAGACTTATTTCTTCATGCTGCCAACCAGTTAGGAATTCCCCCAAATGAATGTGTAGTATTTGAAGATGCCGCAGTCGGTATTATCGCCGCCAAAGCAGCAAATATGTGGGCTGTAGGCTTGGGACCCCAGGAGAGGGTGGGGGCTGCTGATGTCGTTTTGCCTAGTTTGGCAGGGGTAAAATGGGAGGAACTAATTAAGAATTTATCAAGCTTCGCCCCGCTTCGCTAACACGCAGAGGCGCAGAATCTTAGAGAGTGAGCGGTTGGGAGATGTTAATTCCCTAAAAGTGCGCGAACTTCGTTATCTGTAGTTTGGCTAAAATCGTCGTACCATAAACCAATTGCAGACATGACTTCTGGACATTGCAAACAAACTACATCATCCACTTCTAAACGCAATTCTTCACAAGTATTTAGGGGTGCAACTGGAACAGCCACAATAATTTTCGTCGGCTGTTGTTGGTGGATAATAGTGAGGGCAACCCGCATGGTTGCACCAGTAGCAATCCCATCATCTATGACAATAACCGTTTTATTTTTCAGATTAATTGCTGGTTTATCACCGCGATAAACCTGATTCCGGCGCTTTAATTCTCGCAATTCCTGGTTAACAACTTGGGTAATTTTTTCTTGATCTATTCCCAATGAATCAATTATATCTCGGTTGAAAACAATAATATTTTCCGAAGCAATTGCCCCCATAGCCAGTTCTTTGTGTCCAGGTACACCGAGTTTTCTGACTATGCACACATCCATGGCCGCATTCAAAATTTTAGCAACTTCAAAGGCTACAGGGACACCACCACGAGGCAAAGCTAGTACCAAGACATCCTCAAGGTTACTATATGCTTGTAAATGTTGAGCTAACATTTGACCAGCTTGAATGCGGTTAGAGAATTTTTTGCTCATGAGACTTTCACTATTTTCTTGAAAGCAATTTCAACTTGTGCATACTCATTAACCAACTGTGACACCAATTCTACAACCCCTTCTAGATTGCCACTCTTCCCTTTTGATTCTAACTCTAAACAAAGCTGATGGAGATTCATCGCTCCCAAAGAGGCACTGCTAGACTTTAAGCTGTGGGCTGTTTTGTCGAGGGTATCAGCGTCTTCATTGGTGACAGCTATTTGAATCGCAGCGACAATTTTCGGAGATTCCACCAGATAACAGTTGATTATTTTCACCAAAACTTCCTGATCACCTTCTAGCATATCCAGTAAGGATTCTAAAACCTGAGTATCTATTGAAGACATTGTAAACTTTAATATTTTGATTTTATATTGTGGCAATTGCCATTAAACAGGAGTTTTTTCTATTCCCTCTGAATGATAAATAACGTAGCGATTGCGTCCTGTTTCTTTTGCCCGATAAAGAGCTTCATCTGCCTTAGTAATGAGAAATTTTGCACAACCGCTGGCTTGAGGAATAATAGTCGCAATCCCCAGACTCAGGGTCAGGTATGAACTAATTTGAGAACTTTTATGAATCAAACCCTTACTGCGGATAGATGAGAGAATTATTTCTGCAATACAAATTGCCCCAGCTATATCTGTATGCGGTAAAACTAAAGCAAATTCTTCACCACCATAACGAGCGGCTAAATCTCCGGGACGTTGGGCTATTTGATACAGAATTTGAGCAACTTCTTTTAAACATTCATCTCCAGATTGATGTCCATAAGTATCATTATAATTCTTGAAAAAGTCTATATCACAAAGAATCAAAGATAAAGGCGCTCTTTCTCTTTCTAAGCGTTGCCATTCTCGCTCTAAAACTTCATCAAAGGAGCGACGATTAGGAATTTGAGTCAAACCATCTATAGTTGCTAGTTGTTGTAATTTCTGGTTAGCTGCTTCTAATTGTTGATATAGTTCTGCTTGCTGAATAGCCATGACTAATGGATTTGTTAGTTGTGTTAGCAAATCAATATCCGATTTAGCCCATCTGCGTGGTTGAGAACATTCATAAACTACCAATAATCCCCAAATACTGTTTTCCTGTTGAATGGGGACAACTAAATTGGCTTTCGCTTGTAATTGACTCAGTAAATCAATATGACATTGGGAAAGCCCAGCATTATCAATATCTTCGATCACATAAATATTACTTTGCCGATAGTCGTAACCACATTGATCAGAAAAGTAAGTATCTTGAAATACTCTTCCTAACATAGAATCCCATTCAGCGGCTACAGATTCAACTATGACATATCCACTCCCATCTGGATGAAACCGATAGACAATGACACGATCAGTTTTTAATAATTTACGGACTTCGATAGCAGTTGTACTCAGAATTAGTTCTAAGTTTAAAGATGTGCGGATTTTTTGGGTAATTTTAGCGATTAGCTGCTCTTGTTCAATCTTATACTGTAATTCTTTCATAGTCCAGTGCATTTGGAGCAAGCGGCGGACTCTTTGTCTTAAAACTGCCCAGTGAATCGGTTTAGTAATATAGTCAGCAGCACCAACAGAAAATGCTTTATCTACGGAATCTTGGTCATTTAGTCCTGTAATCATTAATACAGGAATGTTAGGATCAAATGTGTGTAGCTGATCGCAGCAAGTAAAACCATCCATTACTGGCATTATTGCATCTAGAAGCACGATATCTGGCTGTAAAGTCATGACAATATTTAGGGCAATTTTGCCATTACCTGCTACCATCACTTGATATCCCTCTTTTTCCATCGCATAACGTAATTGCATTTGTATAACTAAGTCATCATCTACAATTAATACTAATGTGTTGTTTATGTGAATAGAGGAAGTCACCATCTATAATTTCCTTGCTGAACTTGAACTGAAACTATACACACATTATGACTTGAGTTGAGTAGCCCCAGAATCAAAACAGACATAATACTCAATCCAATTGGCAATGATCTTAGCCGAAACATGGTCAAAATAAGTAATGGGACAGAATTAATCACACAACTGATTTTTCTGTTCCCTCTTCCCTTTTTTTTGTAAATATAATCAATTTTACCAAAATGGAAACCATCACATTAGGAAAAAATGGTCTAGCTGTTCCCCCTCTTTGTATCGGTACATGGGCTTGGGGTGATAAAGTATTTTGGAATTATGGCAACGGCTATGGTGAAGAACAGTTACAAGCGGCTTTTAATGCAGCTTTAGATGCTGGTATCACCTTCTTTGATACAGCAGAAGTTTACAGTTTAGGACTTTCGGAACAGTTTTTAGGAAAGTTCATGAAACAAAGCTCCCAAAAGGTACAAATTGCCACGAAGTTTGGCCCTTTACCTTGGCGTTGGGATGGTAAATCTATATCTGACGCTTTAACGGCTAGTCTCCAACGTCTCCAAGTTGAGAAAATTGAATTATACCAAGTTCATTGGCCTTTTGCTTTCTTTTTGACTCAAGAAACTCTCATGAATACCCTCGCAGATGAAGTGAAACGGGGGAGAATCGGCGCAGTAGGTGTGAGTAACTATTCAGCAGACCAAATGCGAGAAGCACACCAGATATTAGCCGCTAGGGGCGTACCTTTGGCTGTAAATCAGGTACGTTATTCTCTACTAACGCGCCAAATAGAAGGTAAAGGTATTTCCCAAACAGCCCGTGATTTAGGTGTAACTATTTTAGCTTATAGTCCCCTAGCTCAAGGATTGCTCACAGGTAAGTATACGCCCTCTTATAAGCCTCAAGGTGCAAGAAGCATAGATCCGCGATTTAGTCAAGATGGTTTAAATAAAATCGCCCCTGTTTTATCTCTATTACGAGAAATTGGTGAAAAATACGATCGCACTCCTGCCCAAGTATCCTTAAATTGGTTAATAGCCCAAGGTAATGTCATTCCCATTGCTGGAGTCAAAACCGCTGAACAAGTTAAACAAAATGCAGGGGCTTTAGGTTGGAAAATGACTCAAGATGAAATTGCTGAATTAGAGAAAATCACTCGTCCTTGGTTACATTAAAGCAAACTCATATCTTGGACATTCAAAGCGTATAGTTTAAACCGTTCCAAATCCGCTTGAATTGTGGACTCCACCACCTTTCCTAAAAACAAATTATCCATAAGTTTACCAATCAAGCCAGGAATAGCATAGGAAACCGTCATTTTCACAATACTAAGATCATGACGATCATAAAAGCGAATTGCTCCTTGATTTGGTAAACCATCAACCGATTCCCATTGAATAATTTGATAAGGAATTATTTTGGTAATTCGAGATTTCCACGTAAAATCTAACCCTCCTGTACTCAGTTTCCATAGAGAAATTTCCGGGTTATATTCAGTAATTTTGACTGAATCAATCCATTTCATCCATTTAGGCATTTGCTCTAAATCAGACCACAATCCCCATGCTAATTCTATGGGAACTTCAACTTCTACCTGGACACTATGTTCTAACCATTCACTCATAGGATTTTAGATTTTAGATTTTAGATTTTAGATTGGTAATTGGTAATGGGTGATTGGTAATTGGTAATTGGTAATTGGTAATGGGTGATTGGTAATTGGTAATTGGTAATTGGTAAACTTTTACTTATTCCCTCTTAACTGTCACCTGTCACCTGTCACCTGTCACCTGTCACCTGTCACCTGTCACCTGTCCCCAGTCCCTACTTCTTCAAACTTTCGAGAATTACCTTAGCCGCACGGTTTCCAGAAACCGTTGCCCCTTCCATGCTGTCAATATAATCTTGTTGAGTATAACTCCCAGCTAGGAAAAAGTTAGGAATAGGTGTTTTTTGATCGGGACGGTACGCATCCATTCCTGGTGCTTCTCTATACAAAGATTGAGCCAATTTAACCACATTGTACCAAGTCATGTTTAAATCTCTTGACGAAGGGAACAGTTCATGCACTTGTTTAAGGACGTGGTGAGCAATTTCTTCATTATTTTGCTTAATAAAAGGATCACCCGGTGTCAATACCAGTTGCAACAATGAACCCTCCCCAGGACGATAATAATCTGCGGGACTAGTTAAAGCCAAATCCGCAAAACAGGAAAAATCAGCATCAGCGGTATACAACAAATTATCTATCCCAGTCGCATGATTTAGCTGTTTGCGTTTTTCCTCATCTCCCAGTTCTGTCACCCAACCATCAAAGCGTAGCTGCACTGTAGCGACTGGAACAGCATCTAACTTATAAATGTTATCAAATTCTGGCCATTTCCGCCAAGGTTGGGGTAAAACTCGCTGAATCCCTGGAACATCACAAGCACAAAGATAAGCGTCAGCGGTAATTACTGCTTCTGTGTCACCTTGGGCAACTAATATACCAGTAACGTGAGTTTCGTCGCCAGACTCAGCAAACTGAATTTCTCGGACTTGACGACGGGTGTATATTTTTGTGCCTCTTTCTTCCAAGTATTTAACAATAGGTTTGTGTAAATATTCGTGAGGTGAACCTTCCAGCATTCGCAGAATTGAAGCTTCTGTTCTGACTGCAAAAAACTGGAAAATTGTCAACATACATCGGGCGGAAATATGATCACAATCTATAAATCCCAGGGCGTAAGCAATAGGATTCCAGAGACGTTTAATGCTACCTTTACTACCACCGTGACTATAGAACCAGTCAGAAAAACTGATTTTATCTAATTTGCGAATAGTTTTCATTGCCCCATCAAAGTCTACCAAACCTTGAACTATGGGGCTAGTTCCCAGAGCGATCGCATTTTGGAATTTATCCCGTAATGAAAGTTGGGAAGTAGTAAAAAACGCCTTTAATCCGTTAAAAGGCGCACCAGTAAAAAAGCGAAAATCTAACGCCCCAGTTTGTCCACCTTTATTGATAAAAGTATGACTATGTTCTTTGAGGCGTAAATTATCCCCAGCCCCCACTTTCTCCATCAATGCAAACAGATTGTAGTAGCAGCCGAAAAAGACGTGCAGCCCCATTTCAATATGATTGCCGTCACCATCTACCCAACTGCTGACTTTACCACCCACAAACGGACGAGACTCGAAAATTTCTACCTCACAGCCCGCATCTACTAAATCTACAGCAGTTGCTAACCCAGCTAATCCCGCACCCACAATTGCAACGCGCATTCCCTCGTTCCTTGTTCAGTTTCTTTACAAATTGTAACTGAATTGGTGACTGGTTAGTTGTCAGTAGGGGCGAAGCATTTGGAAGATAAATTATCGGTCATTGCCAAAAATAGTTCTCCAAATGCTTCGCTTGTACAGTTGCCAGTTGTCAGTTGCAAAAGAATATTTCTCTCCCCTGCCCCCTGCTTCCCTGCCCTCTATCACCCTCCGGCCACTTCTTCCCCCTGGGGTAAACTTCTAATCAGTTCCCGAATTACATCTGTTGCTGGTCTACCTGTCTGTTGACAATATTTTTCTAGTTTCTCTGCTTCTTGTGTTGCGAGATTAACTGTTATGCGTTTAACTGCCCATTTTTTATTTGTCATTATCATGCACTTTGCTGTATATTAACTTGATTTAGAAAGTTCGGTCACTCAAAACAAAAATGATACTATGAAAGTTAGTCGGAATTAACAAGGTAACAAAAACACTAATCTTATTTAAAATTTTCAGTTTGTCAACTACCTACCAAAATTTTTTTTGCGATGATTTTGCTTGAATACGGGAAATTTCTGGAGATTTGCACCATGAGTGTATTTTATACCAATTTAAGATGAAGCTGTATTGAATCAGATTTCTAGAATTATTGACCGCGGATAAAGACGGATGAATTCATGGATTTTATGATTCTGTGCAGCCTCTCATCAAGTTGGTATTAGATATCCTGTAATTTAATTCATAAATTTTAGGTATATCTATTTTTTTAGTCAAGTGTTTCTAAGTTTAATTCTTCCGAGGAAAGTACATTAGCTTCTAATAGAGCCATCATATCTCGTAATTGAGGATTACCACGAGCAGTCCCGGTCAATCCTTTGGCAATAATTAAACCGCAATGGCCTTTGGTATTTTTACACCGCTGATGCCATTTTTTCTTAGCTTCTATGTGAACTGGATCATCATCTAAAAATTGCCCAAACAAAAATAATTCATTATTATGTGTTTGCAATAAACCTAAGTCATAGAGATCATCATCCACAGGATCGGTTACCGTATGAAAACAGATGGCGTTTAATCCTCCAGCAGCTTGAATATTTTCAATAATTCCTTTAGCTTTAGGGCGAGAGGTTTGAATGACAATTACAGGTAAACCGTCCCCTTTTAGTTCAAATTCCCCTGCTGCTTGGTAATTAGGCGCTTGACGCAGGTAATTTAATGTTTCCCAGGGTAATACTCCCAAACTCATGAAAGCATCTTCAGGGATTAAGTCGTCTCTGAGGGCTTCAAAGATGGAATCATCTTCATCTTCATCATCTTCGTCATCTAAATCAAAACCAGCCATTTCTTCTAATTCTGCTGTCAATTCTGGCATAGTAGAAACGGTGACAGTTAAAGATTTACGCCTTTTGTCGGTTTCTGGTAGGGAAATTCGATAACGTTGACTCAGGGTAAGAAAATCTTCGTCGTATAATTGCCGATGGTGGTCATGCAGAAACCGCAATAAACTTTCTACAGCAACAAAAGTTAGTAGTGCTTCTTCTTCATACAAAACGGAACGTAATCCTTCTAGGGGATGAATATTTCCGAAGGTAGGTTCAATTTCTGAAAGTGGCATTTGTGCCAAATTTCCTAGATCATCATCTTCGTTTTCGTGCAAGGAATCAAAGGTGAGAAATAAACAATCTTGTTTGAGGAAGGCTTCTTCTAAATCTTGCTGAAGTTCATCTTCATCAGCTAAAACAGCAGCCCGAAACCGCTTGAGGGAATCTTCCGAACGATAAAACAAAATTCCATATTCAATTCCTAGCATTCCCATGACTGAGGCATAGAGTTTCTCTACATCCCATTGATTAATCTCTATGGATAAAATTTGCTGTTCTTCTAAAAATCTCCAAGGGGCAGATTGCCAAACTTCTAAGGCTTTATCATGGAGGAGTTGGGCGTATTTGGGTGGTAAATCGGGAATTTGGCTATCAATGACTTCGGCAAAAGAACGAAATAGTTCGTCAATTATGGGTAATTCTGGTACGTAGTCAATGGCAATATCTAAGTCTTGCAAGACTCCGCGCAGGTAAAATTGAATTTCCCGGTCGCGGACAACTATTCTTTGCGGTCTACCGGGTTTGGCTGGACTTTGGGGATGTTCTATTGCCTGCATGAGGGTACGCACAATGGCTTCTGGTCCCAGGGCGGGATCTACCATGTCCATGCTTCTCACAATGCCTTCTGAGGCATCTACCCAAAGAATACAATCTCCTTTGGCATCTGGGTCTGTAAAGGGGGTGTGTGGTGATGACAATGGACGGCGATCGCCCTCCCATACAGAAGGAATCTGGGGTAATTTCTGCAACCGACGACTGGTAGAGCGATTAAAACTTGTCATAGAGTAAGTGAATCAAAACAAAGCGATTGAAAATTAGAGTCTTGGGAATGGTTAATCTTTCAACACACCGAACCCCTCAATTCTAGAATAAAAATCTGAGGTTGCTAATAAACACAGCAACAGTTGACACAAAAAGGGATTATTCTAAAATTTTCTCCTATCTTTCCATCTTCCCATCTTCTTATGCTTTTTTGCCGTCGGAATGTCGCTAAAATGAATACAAAAACATTCATAGCAG is a window encoding:
- the zds gene encoding 9,9'-di-cis-zeta-carotene desaturase yields the protein MRVAIVGAGLAGLATAVDLVDAGCEVEIFESRPFVGGKVSSWVDGDGNHIEMGLHVFFGCYYNLFALMEKVGAGDNLRLKEHSHTFINKGGQTGALDFRFFTGAPFNGLKAFFTTSQLSLRDKFQNAIALGTSPIVQGLVDFDGAMKTIRKLDKISFSDWFYSHGGSKGSIKRLWNPIAYALGFIDCDHISARCMLTIFQFFAVRTEASILRMLEGSPHEYLHKPIVKYLEERGTKIYTRRQVREIQFAESGDETHVTGILVAQGDTEAVITADAYLCACDVPGIQRVLPQPWRKWPEFDNIYKLDAVPVATVQLRFDGWVTELGDEEKRKQLNHATGIDNLLYTADADFSCFADLALTSPADYYRPGEGSLLQLVLTPGDPFIKQNNEEIAHHVLKQVHELFPSSRDLNMTWYNVVKLAQSLYREAPGMDAYRPDQKTPIPNFFLAGSYTQQDYIDSMEGATVSGNRAAKVILESLKK
- a CDS encoding ribbon-helix-helix-containing protein, whose amino-acid sequence is MIMTNKKWAVKRITVNLATQEAEKLEKYCQQTGRPATDVIRELIRSLPQGEEVAGG
- a CDS encoding DUF6930 domain-containing protein produces the protein MTSFNRSTSRRLQKLPQIPSVWEGDRRPLSSPHTPFTDPDAKGDCILWVDASEGIVRSMDMVDPALGPEAIVRTLMQAIEHPQSPAKPGRPQRIVVRDREIQFYLRGVLQDLDIAIDYVPELPIIDELFRSFAEVIDSQIPDLPPKYAQLLHDKALEVWQSAPWRFLEEQQILSIEINQWDVEKLYASVMGMLGIEYGILFYRSEDSLKRFRAAVLADEDELQQDLEEAFLKQDCLFLTFDSLHENEDDDLGNLAQMPLSEIEPTFGNIHPLEGLRSVLYEEEALLTFVAVESLLRFLHDHHRQLYDEDFLTLSQRYRISLPETDKRRKSLTVTVSTMPELTAELEEMAGFDLDDEDDEDEDDSIFEALRDDLIPEDAFMSLGVLPWETLNYLRQAPNYQAAGEFELKGDGLPVIVIQTSRPKAKGIIENIQAAGGLNAICFHTVTDPVDDDLYDLGLLQTHNNELFLFGQFLDDDPVHIEAKKKWHQRCKNTKGHCGLIIAKGLTGTARGNPQLRDMMALLEANVLSSEELNLETLD